In the Variovorax sp. S12S4 genome, one interval contains:
- the mrdA gene encoding penicillin-binding protein 2, with product MTEIRNVAADLARFKRRMIVIGMVVLFAFGLLGARLFYLQVVRHDDLAEQAESNRTAIVPVVPNRGLILDRNGIVLASNYSAYTLEITPSKVGDVEETIDALTQVLEVSPRDRRRFKRLREDSRSFDSIPIRTRLSDEEVARFAAQRYRFPGVEIKARLFRNYPHGEVASHVLGYIGRINQREKTAMEDWAEEDQANYKGTDYIGKLGIEQSYEKTLHGQTGVEQMETSAGGRAVRRLASHPATPGNTVMLSLDIKLQKLVEDMFGDRRGALVAIDPKTGEVLAFVSKPTFDPNLFVEGIDTESWKELSESLDKPLLNRALRGTYPPGSTYKPFMALAALQTGKRGASVVVNDPGYFNFGGHRFGSPEGNLGGVDMRRSIQVSSNIYYYSLANEMGVDLIHDFMKPLGFGQLTGIDLGGEVRGVLPSTEWKRNAYKRPEQKKWYAGETISLGIGQGYNTFTMLQLAQATAIVADGGLKRKPHLVLATRNTVSGEVAPLPQPPAENLGYTAANVAVIREGLTSVVTSGTARSVFAGAGYQAAGKTGTAQAVTQAQNTKYNARALEEHQRDHALFMAFAPVNNPKIALAVIVENAGWGAGAAAPIARRVFDYVLMDQYPSEADLAAVRIGKAGAPIGKPRVASEVAWPVAGTAAAAP from the coding sequence ATGACCGAAATCCGCAACGTTGCCGCCGACCTCGCGCGCTTCAAGCGCCGCATGATCGTGATCGGCATGGTGGTGCTCTTCGCCTTCGGGCTGCTGGGCGCGCGGCTGTTCTACCTGCAGGTGGTGCGGCACGACGACCTGGCCGAGCAGGCCGAGAGCAACCGCACGGCCATCGTGCCGGTGGTGCCCAACCGCGGGCTCATCCTCGACCGCAACGGCATCGTGCTGGCCTCGAACTACTCGGCCTACACGCTGGAGATCACGCCTTCCAAGGTGGGCGACGTCGAAGAGACCATCGACGCCCTGACCCAGGTGCTCGAGGTTTCGCCGCGCGACCGCCGCCGCTTCAAGCGCCTGCGGGAGGATTCGCGCAGCTTCGACTCCATTCCGATCCGCACCCGCCTGAGCGACGAGGAGGTGGCCCGTTTCGCGGCGCAGCGCTACCGCTTTCCGGGCGTGGAAATCAAGGCGCGGCTGTTCCGCAACTATCCGCATGGCGAGGTCGCCTCGCACGTGCTCGGCTACATCGGCCGCATCAACCAGCGCGAGAAGACCGCGATGGAAGACTGGGCCGAGGAAGACCAGGCCAACTACAAGGGCACCGACTACATCGGCAAGCTCGGCATCGAGCAGAGCTACGAAAAAACGCTGCACGGCCAGACCGGCGTCGAGCAGATGGAAACCTCGGCCGGCGGCCGCGCGGTGCGCCGGCTTGCCAGCCATCCGGCCACCCCGGGCAATACCGTGATGCTGTCGCTCGACATCAAGCTGCAGAAGCTGGTCGAAGACATGTTCGGCGACCGCCGCGGCGCGCTGGTGGCCATCGACCCCAAGACCGGCGAGGTGCTGGCCTTCGTGAGCAAGCCGACCTTCGACCCCAACCTTTTCGTCGAAGGCATCGACACCGAAAGCTGGAAAGAGCTCAGCGAATCGCTCGACAAGCCGCTGCTCAACCGGGCCCTGCGCGGCACCTACCCGCCCGGCTCGACCTACAAGCCCTTCATGGCACTGGCCGCACTGCAAACGGGCAAGCGCGGCGCCAGCGTGGTGGTGAACGACCCGGGGTACTTCAACTTCGGCGGCCACCGCTTCGGCAGCCCTGAAGGCAACCTGGGCGGCGTCGACATGCGGCGTTCCATTCAGGTGTCGAGCAACATTTATTACTACTCGCTGGCCAACGAGATGGGCGTGGACCTGATCCACGACTTCATGAAGCCGCTGGGCTTCGGGCAGCTCACAGGCATCGACCTGGGCGGCGAGGTGCGCGGCGTGCTGCCCAGCACCGAGTGGAAGCGCAACGCCTACAAGCGGCCCGAGCAGAAGAAGTGGTACGCGGGCGAAACCATTTCGCTGGGCATCGGCCAGGGCTACAACACCTTCACCATGCTGCAGCTCGCGCAGGCCACGGCCATCGTGGCCGATGGCGGACTGAAGCGCAAACCGCATCTGGTGCTGGCCACGCGAAACACGGTCAGCGGCGAGGTGGCTCCGCTGCCGCAGCCGCCGGCCGAGAACCTGGGCTACACCGCCGCCAACGTCGCGGTGATTCGCGAAGGCCTGACCAGCGTGGTGACCAGCGGCACCGCGCGCAGCGTGTTTGCCGGCGCGGGCTACCAGGCGGCCGGCAAGACGGGCACTGCGCAGGCGGTGACGCAGGCGCAGAACACCAAGTACAACGCCCGCGCGCTCGAAGAGCACCAGCGCGATCACGCACTGTTCATGGCGTTTGCGCCCGTCAACAACCCGAAGATCGCCCTGGCGGTGATCGTCGAGAACGCCGGCTGGGGTGCCGGCGCCGCGGCGCCCATTGCGCGCCGCGTGTTCGACTACGTGTTGATGGACCAGTACCCGAGCGAGGCCGACCTGGCCGCCGTCAGGATCGGCAAGGCCGGTGCGCCGATCGGCAAGCCGCGCGTGGCGAGCGAAGTGGCTTGGCCGGTGGCCGGCACCGCTGCGGCCGCGCCCTGA